From the genome of Miscanthus floridulus cultivar M001 chromosome 10, ASM1932011v1, whole genome shotgun sequence, one region includes:
- the LOC136488638 gene encoding cell wall protein DAN4-like codes for MSTTSFAWNTARRPNSIPTALPSGAFGSDGKDKPCGPPPGEIGSSPSLISSTMTSRGGATRVTSNATPSIGTGITTNTNAGAAALSAAAPGGTTPRRERSRVGLQVSCTGVRETLNPDIPRPLTESVGKSPSEKAQPAEYRKTIERKTYRKVSGTTLKAGPDVDRPAARGPLPGCDPCPLTLDGGGVIPTGSCPACGSLRPLARDSPTGAVDGASSNCKTRVARAPVYSSDHPDCSTVPTASRASSGYEPGIGTGPIGARVSVRSSDHPARSAVSATGDDGTSDTTEGRGDRVRFAARPPMASAPIARFLDTGTSACRAASYSSPADVTIGSRCSAEVTTTSRLSSSLEKTMSSKSIGLSDASSDSMSLLHSPALTRWATSFFFSSFR; via the coding sequence ATGTCCACCACCTCATTCGCATGGAACACCGCCAGGCGTCCCAACTCCATCCCGACCGCACTTCCCTCCGGCGCCTTCGGCTCCGATGGCAAGGATAAGCCATGCGGCCCTCCACCCGGCGAGATAGGGAGCTCGCCCTCCCTCATCTCTTCCACCATGACCAGCagaggaggggccacaagagttACCTCCAATGCAACCCCCTCCATCGGCACTGGGATCACCACCAACACTAACGCTGGCGCTGCTGCCTTATCAGCAGCCGCCCCAGGGGGCACCACCCCCAGGAGGGAACGCAGTAGGGTAGGCCTCCAAGTCTCTTGCACAGGGGTCAGAGAGACGCTCAACCCCGACATCCCCCGGCCGCTAACAGAAAGTGTGGGTAAGTCACCCTCTGAAAAAGCTCAACCAGCGGAGTATCGAAAAACAATAGAAAGAAAAACATACCGGAAGGTGAGTGGCACGACTCTAAAAGCAGGGCCTGATGTCGATAGGCCTGCAGCACGAGGACCGCTCCCAGGctgtgacccatgccccctcactttagaCGGGGGTGGAGTCATCCCgaccggctcctgcccggcctgtGGGTCACTACGACCTCTGGCTCGGGACTCTCCGACCGGAGCAGTGGACGGAGCGTCCTCCAACTGTAAGACGCGCGTCGCCCGAGCGCCAGTCTACTCCTCAGACCACCCAGACTGCTCGACCGTACCCACGGCAAGCAGGGCCTCCTCCGGCTATGAGCCAGGCATTGGCACCGGTCCCATCGGTGCACGAGTGTCGGTCCGCTCCTCGGACCACCCAGCTCGCTCAGCCGTGTCCGCCACGGGCGACGATGGGACCAGTGACACCAccgaggggcgcggtgaccgcgttcGCTTTGCCGCCCGTCCACCGATGGCTTCCGCGCCCATCGCACGCTTCCTCGACACAGGAACCTCCGCATGCCGCGCGGCCTCCTACTCCTCACCGGCGGACGTCACCATAGGGTCGCGATGCTCCgctgaggtcacaacgacctcccgactctcctcctcattggagaagaccatgtcatccaaatcCATTGGATTATCCGATGCGAGTTCCGACTCGATGTCGCTCCTACATTCCCCGGCCCTCACACGctgggcgacctccttcttcttctcttccttccgctAA
- the LOC136490237 gene encoding MEIOTIC F-BOX protein MOF-like has product MPARKAPKRARQEGPESGGDRIGALPDEILRHVLSFLPAQQAVQTCVLARRWRHLWKSATGLRIVGADGEAPVPFKKKAREFVDSLLLLRGSSPLETFELRVAGSAVDVRRVRLWVRYAVEFKVQVLRLSFLGNTYARMRPEDPPLTSKYLTKLELCGVAFNGDFLDLSRCPALQDLEIEGCSFVVAGRISSQSLKRLRITRPVFNRSSRARIHAPNLTTLHLQVSYGKTPVLEGMPLLISALVAILGKSDCCSRSNYGDCGDESCENCMPNDTSPVLLHGLSQAKNLVLGAKDDTYIFRRDLKCCPTFTRLKSLLLNETCCVPDIQVLARILEHSPVLEELYLILIYKMQMQELNVIMKGRFSPKELPPIISAHLKSVVVRCGAVDERVIQVLKFLSELNISFSFTEEKLKAEG; this is encoded by the exons ATGCCTGCCCGTAAAGCGCCCAAGCGAGCGCGGCAAGAAGGTCCGGAGAGCGGCGGCGACCGCATCGGTGCCCTCCCGGACGAAATACTGCGCcacgtcctctccttcctccccgcGCAGCAGGCCGTGCAGACATGCGTGCTCGCCCGGCGCTGGCGACACCTCTGGAAGTCCGCCACTGGCCTGCGCATCGTCGGCGCCGACGGGGAAGCGCCGGTACCCTTCAAGAAGAAGGCCCGGGAGTTTGTGGATAGCCTCTTGCTCCTCCGCGGAAGCTCGCCTCTGGAGACATTTGAGCTCAGGGTCGCCGGATCCGCTGTTGACGTTCGCCGCGTGAGGCTCTGGGTCAGGTATGCCGTGGAGTTCAAAGTCCAGGTCCTGCGGCTCAGCTTCCTTGGGAATACCTATGCTCGGATGCGGCCGGAGGACCCACCCCTCACCTCCAAGTACCTGACCAAACTAGAGCTCTGCGGTGTCGCTTTCAATGGTGACTTCCTTGACCTCTCGAGGTGTCCCGCATTGCAAGATCTAGAGATTGAAGGCTGTTCCTTCGTGGTTGCGGGAAGAATCTCATCCCAGTCCTTGAAGCGTCTAAGAATCACAAGACCCGTATTCAACCGGAGTTCCCGAGCCCGTATTCATGCCCCCAATCTCACTACGCTGCATCTACAAGTCAGTTATGGCAAAACTCCTGTACTTGAGGGCATGCCCTTGTTGATTTCAGCACTTGTTGCGATCTTGGGGAAGTCTGACTGTTGCAGCCGTTCTAACTATGGGGATTGTGGTGACGAGAGCTGTGAAAATTGCATGCCAAATGACACTTCCCCCGTGCTTTTGCATGGTCTATCACAAGCAAAGAATTTAGTGTTGGGAGCTAAAGATGATACG TATATTTTTAGAAGGGATTTGAAGTGCTGCCCTACTTTTACTCGATTGAAGTCTCTGCTGCTCAATGAAACCTGCTGTGTGCCTGATATACAAGTGCTAGCACGTATTCTTGAACATTCACCAGTTTTAGAGGAGCTTTATCTTATTCTAATTTACAAG ATGCAGATGCAGGAACTTAATGTGATAATGAAAGGAAGGTTCAGTCCAAAGGAGCTACCACCCATAATATCTGCACACCTTAAGAGCGTGGTAGTCAGATGTGGAGCGGTTGATGAAAGAGTTATTCAAGTTTTGAAGTTCTTGAGTGAACTTAACATCA GTTTCTCTTTCACGGAAGAGAAGCTTAAAGCTGAAGGCTGA